The Macrobrachium nipponense isolate FS-2020 chromosome 19, ASM1510439v2, whole genome shotgun sequence genome contains a region encoding:
- the LOC135216826 gene encoding uncharacterized protein LOC135216826, translating into MGNSDSRCKPCRNCTGSHSNVGDKCTCSCKKRVTCTCKCNVGKGHDIAQKVSAVVGGTAVGTAGILVTVLTGGVALPIVGGMLAATGISSLIHGLVKAVKREKICGKRFGADVGVGFVTGVMGGGSAVATECLASVAVSNIGKDIIKRGAINFGIRAAGGIVSSVTRTAVCEIGDCAKGNKNWRDYGNDPMIWVKAILFGATAGTDCHTSTISKLRLPAQIAATQINKEKEENKKTNQLQQHLTLPDISSNFRSSEKSQEFIMGLPKTTLTPSKEIWDKVKEDNENPYEMVTFAVIIEDPENEGVRVSYI; encoded by the coding sequence atgggtAACTCTGATTCCCGCTGTAAACCGTGCAGAAATTGTACTGGTAGTCACAGTAATGTAGGAGACAAGTGTACTTGTTCTTGTAAAAAAAGAGTGACGTGTACATGTAAATGCAATGTTGGTAAAGGGCATGACATTGCACAAAAAGTCTCTGCAGTTGTAGGAGGTACAGCTGTTGGTACAGCAGGCATATTAGTGACTGTGTTGACAGGTGGCGTTGCCCTCCCTATAGTTGGAGGGATGCTTGCAGCAACTGGAATCAGTTCACTCATCCATGGATTAGTGAAGGCAGTGAAACGTGAAAAGATTTGTGGAAAACGCTTTGGGGCTGATGTTGGTGTTGGATTTGTCACTGGCGTCATGGGGGGTGGAAGTGCAGTTGCAACAGAATGTCTTGCTAGTGTTGCAGTATCAAATATTGGTAAAGATATCATCAAAAGAGGAGCAATTAATTTTGGGATTCGGGCAGCCGGCGGAATAGTGTCTTCTGTAACTAGAACAGCTGTGTGCGAAATTGGAGATTGTGCAAAAGGTAATAAAAATTGGAGAGATTATGGAAATGACCCCATGATATGGGTCAAAGCTATTCTTTTCGGGGCTACAGCTGGAACAGATTGCCATACATCGACTATTTCTAAGTTACGATTACCAGCTCAAATTGCCGCCActcaaattaataaagaaaaagaagagaacaaAAAAACTAATCAGTTGCAGCAACATTTGACTTTGCCAGATATTAGCTCCAATTTCAGATCCAGTGAAAAAAGTCAGGAGTTCATTATGGGGCTTCCAAAAACAACCTTGACCCCAAGCAAAGAAATCTGGGACAAAGTAAAGGAAGACAATGAAAATCCATATGAAATGGTCACATTTGCTGTAATAATTGAGGATCCAGAAAATGAAGGTGTTAGGGtttcatacatataa